TGGGGACTGAAGGCGGCGTGCATTTTGATTCTGATTCTCGCCATGGTGGCTTGGCCGGCGGCAGCCCAGACCGATGACGAAGCTGGCGCTGGAGTGACGTTCAATTTCTCCACTCCCGGGGCTCGGAGCCTGGGCATGGGAGGAGCCTTTCTCGGTTCGGTGGACGATGCTTCGGCGGCTTACTCGAATCCGGCGGGCCTCCTGCAGCTTTCGGAGTCCGAGGCCTTGATCGAGGGGAGCCGCTGGCGTTATTCGACTCCTTTCTCATTGCGCGGCCGAGCTGCCGGCCAGCCTACTGGACTTGGTGTGGACACCCTCGGATCGATTGAAACCGGTCAGGCGGAGAGCGAGCTTTCGGGTTTTTCCTACGCAGCGGCGGTCTATCCGCGAGAAGACTGGGCTGCCGCGGTCTTCATGCATCAGGTGGCGCGGTTCGAGTCCTCTTTTGAAACGGAGGGGGTTTTTGGTCTGACGGGACGTCTCCGTCCAGTGAGAGCCCGTTATTCGCTGGATATCCGCCAGTTTGGGGTTGCCTTTGCGAAGGAGTGGCAGAACGGCGTTGCGGCTGGCCTGAGTCTGTCGGGATACTCGCTCAAGCTAGATTCACTGACTCAGCGCTATACTACTCTCCCCTTCTACTATGGGACGCCTAGTTTCTCTCTTGGACGGGCAATTAATTTTCAGGCGCAATCGGCGGACGGGCAGGAATTGGGGGTGATCTTCGGCTTGCGCTGGGATCGGTCTGACAAGCTGAGCGTAGGCATGGTCTATCGGGTTGCGCCACAATTCGACCTTTCCGTCCGCTCAGAGTCTCTATCTCCGGATTTCCCTCCGAGCCAACGTGTGGTCTTAGACGATGCGGTAGGGGTGTTCGATATTCCGGACGTGGCGGGATTGGGGATTTCCTATCGATTCTCTCCCCAGGCGACGATCAACTTCGACCTGAATCGTGTTTACTATTCTCAGCTCAGCCGGGAGATCTTTCTGTTCTTGGATGAGAACGAGGATCAACCGGTTACCGCGGAAGACTATGCTCTGGATGATGTCTTACAGGTTCACCTCGGCGGCGAGTATGTGTTTGCAGACTGGCGCCTGCCGCTGGCCGTACGAGCCGGCGCATGGCTCGATCCGGATCACCGCCTTCACGCCGACAAAGGCTCAGCGCTCAACCAAGCTCGTCTACCGGAGGGCGAGACACTAGTTCACGGCAGCTTGGGCGTGGGGTTGCTCTTCGGCTCCCGAGTGCAGGTCGATGCCGCGGTGGACTTCTCCAAGCAATCGGATACAGCTTCTGTCTCCGCGGTAGTTCGGTTCTAAGTCATGACCGTGACCAGGTTCGTAGGGCCGCGGGATGGCGCGGTGTCGGGTTTGCTGAGGCTGTGGCAGTGGCTGCGAGTCGCTGGAGTGATGCTGCTGATCTCCACGGTGAGTGTCTCGGCAGCCCATGCCGATTTCCACAGCAGTTTCAAAAAGGCAATGCGCGCCATGGACTTCGAGAATTGGAGCGATGCGAGGCAGTATTTGCGGTCCGCCATCGCGCAGCAGCCGGCTGGTTCCCTGGGTTCCAAGGTCTTGATCTACGGGAATCGCTATGAGCGCTATCTACCGCATTACTACTCCGGGCTTGTTGCCTACAAGGTCAACGATTGTCAGGGGGCGATGCGAGCCTTCGAGCGCTCGCTGCAGGAGGGCGCGGTCGGGGGCTTTCTGCGAGGCCGTTTGCTCTTGTATATGGACGTCTGCGGCCAGCGGCTCGGCAAACCCCTGCCGCCAATAGCGCGAACCCAGCCGCCCCGCTCTCGTCCTTCGACATCTCCCGCAAGCTCATCGAACCCTGGAACCTCTTCATCGCGCTCCGGCACACCCAGCTGGTCCGGGCAGCCTGGGTCCACTACGGGTTCGGGAACCAGCGGACCGGTGGCGAGGGGAGGCGGTGGCTCTGGGACTGCAAGCGGTGGTTCTTCCGGTGGAGTGGGAGGCGGTGGTACTTCTTCGGGGCGGTCGACCTCGGGCGGTTCTGCGGGGAGGGCTTCAACAGGTTCCAGTGCAGGAGGGTCCGGGCGGAGTGCCGCGAGGCCCCCTCAGTCGACCACAGCGGTGAGAGCCAAGGAATTGGCCAAACGGATCCGGGCAGCGGAGGAGCAACTTGATCGGGGGACCAGACTGGCCCAAGAGCTCAACGCTCGACGTTCGGCAGGGGGCAAGGGCTTTGCTCGCAATCCGGAGCACGTCCGGATTCTGGAGGCCGCCGAGCGACTGCTGTCCTCGGCACGCTTTCACCTGGAGTCAGGTCGGGCCGAAGGGGACCTGGACACGGTGGACCGCGCCCACGGCGAGGCGGCAGCGGCGTCGGAGGAGCTCTACGAGCTTCGGAAGCGCGTTGGGCGTTGAGCATGTGGGGCTTCACAATCGGAATTAGCCTGCTCTTGTTGTCTTCTTCGACGTCTACCGGGGGAGCTGCCGGGGAGACTCAGGCTCTCTTGGAACGAGCCGACACACTGAGCGAAGCAGGGCAACTTGAGGAAGCAGAGCTAGTTCTAGAAGAGCTCTGGCTAACTCTAGGAGGCACATCCTGTGGGGAGGGGGCCGAGCTGCAGGATCAGTGGCGTTGCTTCCGAGTGCTCGACGAGCTGACTCGCCTAGCGGTACGCCGTGGGCGGTTCGAGGCTGCCCGTTCTTGGAACTCGCGGGCTCTATCTCTTGGGAAGAGAGTGAAGCCAGCCTTAGGGGAATTGCTTGCGCTCCGCTGGCAAGTGGACATTGCTCGCAAGGACGGTGATTTGGAAGTCGTTGAGCGAGTGGTGGATCGTGCGTTCACTCTCGCTGAGCAGGAGATCGGCGGCGCTGCCGGTGGTTTCACCTGGTTGATGGCAGGCTTGATCGCCTATGTGGCCGAGAGGCCAGCAAGAGCCATTCCTGCTTTCGACCGAGGGATTCAAGTGTTGGGGGGAATTGGGATGGAAGAGGAGGCGACCCAAGCCCGTCTGGTGCTCTCGCTCGTATATCAACAGCTCAACGCCGACCCTGCGGCCTCCTTGCACCGCCAAGATTTTCTCGACGATGCTGGTAAAGCTAGGGATAAGAGAATCCAGGACGTGGCTCAGTTCCTAGAGGCTATGGCCCAATGGGAACGGCAGCCAGCTTCAGAGTGGGATGTAGATAGGTTAAGTAGCGAACTCTCGAATATCTCAGGCCTTCCCATGGACGAGTTTCGGCCGGTTTTCGAGATGTTGCGCCATCTTGAGGACGGTACGAGAAGACCTCAGAATGCTCTTAGTAATGAAGAACTAGATGACCTGGCGTACAAGGTTCAACAAGGGCTCACGGAGTACTCGCTGGCGGAGGCTATGGAGAGCCTTTTGTCGGCCAAGAGGCTCGTCGACAACGACCAACTACGACAGGCTGCAGAAGTACTCGAACAGAATCTCCAATCTCCTGGTACCTACGGAAATGAGCCGTGGTTTGCGATCCAGCTGAGGTTATTGAGCAACCTATACTGGCATATCGGAGAGAAGGAGAAGGCGCTACGAGCCAGGGAGAGACTTCTGGACCGAGCGGAAGAGCTTTGGGTCCACGCCGGCGCTGACGAGCTTCGCCGTAGCTGGATCGGCAAGTTCGATGACGACTATCGATTCTTAGTCGAGAGATTGCGTGAATCGGACCAGTCTCGAGCGGCTTTTGCGGTGACCGAGCGTGCCCGTGGACGTTCTCTTCTCGAGCTGCTGACCAGGGAACGGGAGCCAGGTGAGGGGCAGATCTCCAGCACCTCGCTGCGCCAAGAGTGGTCTGTTCTACGGACTCGGCTTTCCAAGCTAGAGGATGAGGCGGAGCTTAGCGGCGAAGAGTCTGACGAGCTCAAAAAAGTACGAAGCCAGGTAGCCGAAGCCCTAGTTCGGTTGCGTTTGGCTCGCGACGAGCCGCAGGCGCGGACGTCCCGTTCTGGCTTGCCAGCGCCGATCGCCGTAGCGGATCTGCAGGGCTATCTGGCCCAAGACACCTCCTTGGTGAGCTTCTATGTGGGGGAAGGGAAGGTTCTTGCTTGGGTGGTCCGCTCTGATCACTTCAGCTTGATTGAGACACAGCTCGGGCGAGATCAACTCGATCTGGTAGGTCGTTTCCGACAGGCAATCCTCGCGGAGGTCGGGATGCAGGGACTGCGGGCAGTGGCTCCTGTTCCGATTGAGGATGGGGCGGAGCAAGCCACCAGGAGCCAGCTAGGAAAAGAGCTCTTTCGACGACTGATAGAGCCACTAAGGCCTCATCTTCGAGGTCAGAACCTCTTACTGATACCCCACGAAGCCCTGCACTTCTTGCCTTTTGCTGCTCTTCAGAATCCCAGCACTGGCAAATACTTGGTCGAGGACTTCGTCCTGAGCTCGTTACCCAGCGCGTCGATATTGCCGGTTCTCCAGGGGAGGGAAAATCTCTCAGACGAGCAGAGCAACGTTCTCATTGTTGGTGACCCGAGGCCTGCGAATCCCAGACTGACACCTTTGCGTGGTGCCGCCCAAGAAGCGCGAGAAGTCGCAGAGTTGTGGGGGAGTGAGCCCTTGGTGGGAGTCGACGCTACCGAGACGGAAGTGCGACGCCGGATCGTAGATTCGGATTTGATGCACCTTGCCGCCCACGCGGTCTACCGCGCTGACGATCCTCTATTCAGCTACCTCGCCTTGACTCCAGGCGGATTGCACGATGGGAGGCTCGAGATGATTGAGGTCTTTGATGAGCTCAATCTCGCCAGGGCGCCCTCCATTGTTCTTTCCGGTTGCGAGACGGGTCTAGGTATGCGCTCGGGAGGAGATGAAGTCGTGGGTTTGTTGCGGGCTTTTCTGACCGCCGGTGCGCGAATGATCATAGCCACGCAGTGGCGGATCGCTGATCGGTCATCTGCTGATCTCATGACTTCATTCTATCGGTCTCTCAAGGGAGGCTCTTCCTTCCCAGAAGCTCTGGCGGAAGCGCAGAGACAGGCTCTTCAAGCTGTTGAAACGGCGAAGCCTTACTACTGGGCTGGTTATGCGGTCACAGGGGCGTTCCAAGAGCACTAGTTTGCACTTACGGCCGGGATGTGCAAAGTGAGCGGCCTCCCCACACTCCTACAGCTCTAAGTGTCTTTTGGGTTGCCAGCTGGCTGCAGCAAGAGTTGTAAGAAGGCAAGGTCTCAGAAGGATGGAGATGTATAGGAGCGAGAGGCTCGTCACGATGAAGGCAAAGAACCAAGGCCCAAGAGATCTCGGGGTGCTCTGTCAGTGCCTCTTGATTGTTCTAGCTTTGATCGGTAGCTCCGGCACCCTGGAGGGGGAGGAGAGGGGACCTTCAGGAGCAGGAGGGGGCAAGAGCCGTGCATTGATCGTGGCGATCTCCGACTATGCGCCTGGGACGGGGTGGCGAAGAACTCATGCTGACCGGGATGTGACCCTCATGCGCAGCCTTCTGCAAGCTCAAGGGTTTGACGAGATCCTCGTTTTGGAGGGCCCGGATGCAACTCGGGAAGGCATTGTTCATGCCGTGAAGAGTTATTTGATCGAGCCCTCCAGCGAGGGCGATCGGGTTGCTCTCCACTACTCTGGGCACGGTCAGCGAATCCCAGATGACAATGGTGATGAGCCGGATGGTTGGGATGAAGCGATCGTGCCGTGGGATGCGCCTGCCCGTGCGTCGGAGGGATATACCGGTGCTCGCCATCTTCGCGACGATGAGCTGAGCTTTTTAGTGGATAGGCTACGTCGCAAGCTAGGGGAGCGGGGGCACTTGACGGTTTTTCTGGACTCTTGCTTTTCTGCGACCCCAAGGGGGAGTGAGGATGAGCGTGCACGGGGTGGTCCTCCCCTCGGTCCCCCGGCTTTTGTAAAGATTGGCAATGAGGAGGTCGAGAGCTTGATCGAAGATCCTCCGTCCCGAGGCCAAGCGTATCGATCGATTGCCGCCCACCATCGCGCGCCTTATGCGATCTTGTCCGCTGCCCGGCATTCTGAGCAAGCCTTCGAAGTCCTGGACGAGAGCGATTTATTCGTGGGGCCGCTGACCTGGGCGGTCACTCGCGTCTTGAGCCGTGTTCCGCCAAGTGTTGATCAGGGCTCCGGCCTTGAAGACATTGCGCGCCAACTCCGGGAGACTGCGCCAACGTATCGGTTGCTATTGGAGAAGGTTCAGAAGCAGCTGCGCGGACGAGTGACCAATCAACCACAGCTCGAAGGGTATCGCGACAGCTTGGTATTCGGTGGTGGCATGGTTGTGCCGGAGCCATATTTGGAGATCCGTCGTGTGGAAGCCGGAGGCCAGCGTCTACGGGCCTCTGCCGGTTGGGTCGCGGGCTTGGGCGCTGGCAGCCGGGTAGCGGTACATCGCAGTGGCACGCTTCACCCTACGGAAGAGTCGCTCTTGGCACGAGGCATCGTAGAGAAGAGCTCTGCGCTTCATGCCGACGTGGTTTTGTCTGAGAAGGTCGACATAGAGGATCTTCGGGAGGCGCGAGTATTTGTTACTCGGCACGCTTTCGGTCAGTTTGGAATCAGAGTAGACCTACGGGCTGAGAACGCAGAGTTGGGCTCCTGGTTGAAGAGGGAGCTGAACGGGATGGTTGGAGGCTTTCGCTGGGTGCAGAGGAGTCCGGACCTTGTTGTAAGGGTCTACTGGCACAGGGATTGTGGCTGTTGGCAGGCGGAGGCGGAAACCGTACCGCAAGGAGTCTCTCTGCCCAGTGTGTCCGTAGCGGATCGCAAGCTGCTGGTCAAGGAATTGGGGCGCCGCTTGCTGGACTATGCCCGCAGTCGATTCTTGCGGAGGCTCGATGCGGAATCGGCTGCCATCGCCGTTGACCTCGAGATCGATCGTGTCGAGCCGCAAGGTTGCACTGGCAGTCCCCGCGAGCTCGATACGTGTCTCTCCTTCCCATCTTTCCCGGTCACCGACGACAGGACCTGGAGCCCCGGGGATCTTTTTCGGCTCCGAGCCCGCCACCTCGGTCGGCGTCCCGCTTTCATCAATGTTTTGGCGCTCCAGCCGGACGGAGTGATTCGCCTCTTTTGGCCTCCAGAAGAGACGGGGGATCGTACGGCTCTTCAACCTGGTGGAACTCTCAACCTGGTAGATATTTTTCAGGTTACAGAGCCCGCTGGAACAGAAATCCTGCTTTTGCTCGCATCCGAAGAATGGATCGACCTTCGACCGTTTGTCAGCTACGCTGGCGATGGACCGATGAAAGCTCCGCGAGGGGCCCACCACGAGCTGCTAGGCCCGCTGCTGGGTAGTCCCCAGTTCGACCGGTCGGCTTCAGCGCTGACCCTTTCCGAGCTCCACACGGATGCCGTCATTCTCAGAGTGGTTAGTGGGGCCGATGAGTCTCAGGGTGCGCGTTGAAGGTGTCTCGGAGACCTTTCGGTAGGCTAGCAGCCTGTGGTGAAAGTCGAGCCGCGCTGCGAGCGGCCCTTTTCCGCCGAATCTTCGTTCGAAAACCTCGCCGATACCCGCATCGCCTGCGGTTTTCCGGCCTTGATTCGACGAAAAATTGCTCGCTCTCGCTGGCGTCTGACCTTCACCACAGGCTGCAAGGGGCGGGCAGTCTGGGTTGGCTGCTCGCCCTCTTTTGCAGCTTTCTCCCCATAGCAGCATGTTCTAGTCCCTCGGTGATGTTGGAAGTCAATCCTACGATTGAAGGCTCTCCCCAGGTCTCCAGAAATCATCCTGAGCGACGAGCTCTACTCGTTGGGATCAGTGGTTATCTCAAAGCCAACGAATGGTCCACGATTCATGGCGAGGATGATCTCCCGGTACTCGCGGCGGCGCTGGAGCGTAGAGGGTTTGCCCCTTCCTCTATTCAGATGCTCGCTGGCTCTCAGGCGACCAAGGGAGGAATCCTGCGGGCGATCAGGAAGCACCTTCTGGAGCCGGCACAGCCCGGGGACGTTCTTTGGTTCCACTTTTCTGGTCACGGTCAAAGAATTCTCGATGAACCCGATGGTGACGAGTTGGATGGCTATGACGAGGCGTTGGTTCCCTGGGAGGCTCCGCGTTTGGCGCGGGAGGGGTACCGAGGCGAGCTGCACCTGCTGGACGACGAGCTGAACGAGATTTTGGAAGGGCTACGGCGACGAGTTGGCGAGCGCGGGATGGTCGTGGTGACTCTTGATTCTTGCTTCTCCGGCACCGGGACCCGTGCCTCACTTCCGGCTCGGGGATCCACGGCGATGACCTTCGCTGCCTCTTCCTCGCGCCGATCTCCTGGCAGGAGAGAGAGGGGAAGCGGTTTGGACCTTCCCAGAGCCGCCGATGGCCAAGGAATGGCCTCTCCCTGGGTTGTTTTTTCCGCTGCTTCTCCCCATCGGGCCACTTATGAGGTGCAATCCAGTGACGGAACAGTCTTGGGCGCTTTGAGTCGGGCGCTGGCCAGCAGCCTCAATTCGTCGCAGCGACTTTCGACCTATCGCCACCTATTCGATGATCTTCGATGGCAGATGATCTCCGGTGGATCTAGCGAACCGGTGGCGGAAGGCGATCTCGACTTGGAGCTTTTCGGGGAGACAGTGGTGCACCAGAGTGCGGCGTTGAAGGTCGTCTCTGTAGAGGACGCTGGCCGGAGGCTGATCGTTCAGCCAGGGACATTGGTAGGGCTCGCCGAGGGGGCGGAAGTCGAGGTTCACCATCCAGGGACTCTGAGTCCCGAAGAGCGCACCTTTCTGACCCGTGGCACGGTGAGCCGGTGGTCGCCTATCGACGCCGAGGTCCAGCTCGAGACTCCGCTAGAGTTTGATCGGTCTCTGGCTGCGAGAGTCTTTGTCACTCGCTTCTCTTTTGGTGATCTACGCCTTGGCCTTCGTCTTGAAGCCTCATCGAACAATTTCAGCCCGCGCCTACCTTCCTCCTCCGTCTTTGAGTGGGTCATGGAGGGTGAGGATCTGGTGGTGGAGCACCTCGCGAGAGACCCGACAGCAAGTCCGGCTTGGAGCCCGTGCGAAAGGGTAGACCCTGGAGAAGGCGGGGAGGCATTCTTCGATTCAGGGCCAGGATGGTGGTCGAATGCCAGCTGTCGAAGATGCTCGCCAGCGTGGAGGATCTGGGATCCCGCCTCGGGAGACCTGCTCGCCGTGCTGGCGGAACCCGCCGAGGCTTCTACGCGGGAGCTGGAACGGTATCTCTGGGCTGCGGCTCGGAATCGGTATCTGCGTAAGATTCAACTCCCTCAAGGGCGCGTGAGAGCGAGTTTTGAGCTCGTTCCGGCGGATCGCGAGGAGTCGGGAATGCAGGACTTTCCTCATCATGCCTGTTCTCCTTGGGAGCCGTCCAGCAGCGAGGCGCAGTCAGAGGCTGTTCCAATGAGCCTGCCGATCGGAACCTGCTTCAGGGTCCGGGTTCAGGTCGGGCCTTCCGGCGCCTTTCTGACGCTCCTAGATCTGCGCTCTGATGGAGGTATCGGAGTAATGTGGCCGCTGGTGGGGCGGTCGGCGGAATGGGTCGCCGGCAATTCGGTCCGCTGGCTCGGAGGCTACTATTCGACGACAGAGCCGACCGGTCTGGACCAATTGCTCTTGGTGGCGAGCCTCGAACCCCTCGATTTCCTTCCCTTTGCGTGGCCCTCGACTCCGGGAACTCGTTCGCCGACGGACTGGACTGCAGGGCCGTTTGCTCCGCTCTTCGATGAGTCCGTCAGCACGACCCGGTCCAGGCGGGTGCGGCTGGCTGGCGATGAAGCGTCTACGGCGTCGGAATTCTTGAGGGTGGTGCCCGCTGCCGGCGCAGGGGCAAGTTGCTTCTGAGCTGGTGCCGGGAACCGAGGCCGCTGCTTCCCGCGGACCGCGGTAGAGAGCTTGTGTGCTGATTGAAGAATTTGCTTGTCGGAGCGGGTTTTGTTACCTTAAAGGAAGTCAGTCGGAGTTTTCGACCCTGCCCCCCTTCAAGGCGCGGCAGCTGCCGCTCAGCCTTCTGGTCCGTTCACTGCGTTTTGGGCCGATGTCTCAGCGTGCCGGTTGCGGGCCGTCTGAATCTCGAAGCTCCGACCGACCTGTGCACGTCGGCTCGTGCACGGTTTTTCTTTTGTTTTGATTGATTTCGGGTCAGTTCATCCCTGCTGTTCGTTGCGTCGGGGAGCGCACCGGAGCGATCCGGGAGAGCAGCGCGACGTGATCCCACAAGGAGAACGTATGTCCGATCATTTCCGTTCCTTCGCTTTTCTCTTCCTCGCCCTCGCTCTGCTGCTGACGCCCCTCGGTGTTTCCGCTCAGGAGACCGCCCGGGAGGCGGCGCCGGCTACTGATGCCGCTTACTACCTTTTCCAGGCCGAACAGCTGGGTGATCCAGGCGGGTCGGTGTCGGTGCGCTTCGAGTATCGTCAGGGCTACCATGTGGTGGGCACGACCCACGCGCAGGTGAATTTCGACGGCGCCCAGTCGCGGCTGGTGCAGATCCCTTCGTCGCTGTGGAATCGTGCTCTGCTCGACGGTGAGCCGGAGGATCTACGGGTTCGGGTCTATGCCGCGGGTCTGCTGGTGGCGGACCTCGACCGGCAGGAGCTCCTGGACTACAACCGCAACCTCGCCTACACCCAGGGCCTGGAGCAGGATCTGCGCTCCTTCGGTACCAAGATCCAGTGCGACAGCCCGTGCAGCGGCGGCTGCGGCCCCTACGACGACTATGATTGCGACGGCGTCGCCAACTACACGGACAACTGCATCGACGACGCCAACTCCAACCAGGCCGACTGTGACAATGACGGCGCCGGAGACGTCTGCGACTATCTGGACGCCACCTACCAGGGTTCCGGCAGCATCGACACCTGCATGACCGACAAGGATGACCACGGGGCGTACATCACCTTCGAGCACCACGTGGAGCAGTGGATGGTGGACGTCAGCAGCTGCGGCGCTCCGAGCATGTGGAGCCGCTGGGT
The sequence above is drawn from the Acidobacteriota bacterium genome and encodes:
- a CDS encoding outer membrane protein transport protein, whose protein sequence is WGLKAACILILILAMVAWPAAAQTDDEAGAGVTFNFSTPGARSLGMGGAFLGSVDDASAAYSNPAGLLQLSESEALIEGSRWRYSTPFSLRGRAAGQPTGLGVDTLGSIETGQAESELSGFSYAAAVYPREDWAAAVFMHQVARFESSFETEGVFGLTGRLRPVRARYSLDIRQFGVAFAKEWQNGVAAGLSLSGYSLKLDSLTQRYTTLPFYYGTPSFSLGRAINFQAQSADGQELGVIFGLRWDRSDKLSVGMVYRVAPQFDLSVRSESLSPDFPPSQRVVLDDAVGVFDIPDVAGLGISYRFSPQATINFDLNRVYYSQLSREIFLFLDENEDQPVTAEDYALDDVLQVHLGGEYVFADWRLPLAVRAGAWLDPDHRLHADKGSALNQARLPEGETLVHGSLGVGLLFGSRVQVDAAVDFSKQSDTASVSAVVRF
- a CDS encoding CHAT domain-containing protein, which produces MERADTLSEAGQLEEAELVLEELWLTLGGTSCGEGAELQDQWRCFRVLDELTRLAVRRGRFEAARSWNSRALSLGKRVKPALGELLALRWQVDIARKDGDLEVVERVVDRAFTLAEQEIGGAAGGFTWLMAGLIAYVAERPARAIPAFDRGIQVLGGIGMEEEATQARLVLSLVYQQLNADPAASLHRQDFLDDAGKARDKRIQDVAQFLEAMAQWERQPASEWDVDRLSSELSNISGLPMDEFRPVFEMLRHLEDGTRRPQNALSNEELDDLAYKVQQGLTEYSLAEAMESLLSAKRLVDNDQLRQAAEVLEQNLQSPGTYGNEPWFAIQLRLLSNLYWHIGEKEKALRARERLLDRAEELWVHAGADELRRSWIGKFDDDYRFLVERLRESDQSRAAFAVTERARGRSLLELLTREREPGEGQISSTSLRQEWSVLRTRLSKLEDEAELSGEESDELKKVRSQVAEALVRLRLARDEPQARTSRSGLPAPIAVADLQGYLAQDTSLVSFYVGEGKVLAWVVRSDHFSLIETQLGRDQLDLVGRFRQAILAEVGMQGLRAVAPVPIEDGAEQATRSQLGKELFRRLIEPLRPHLRGQNLLLIPHEALHFLPFAALQNPSTGKYLVEDFVLSSLPSASILPVLQGRENLSDEQSNVLIVGDPRPANPRLTPLRGAAQEAREVAELWGSEPLVGVDATETEVRRRIVDSDLMHLAAHAVYRADDPLFSYLALTPGGLHDGRLEMIEVFDELNLARAPSIVLSGCETGLGMRSGGDEVVGLLRAFLTAGARMIIATQWRIADRSSADLMTSFYRSLKGGSSFPEALAEAQRQALQAVETAKPYYWAGYAVTGAFQEH
- a CDS encoding caspase family protein — its product is MKAKNQGPRDLGVLCQCLLIVLALIGSSGTLEGEERGPSGAGGGKSRALIVAISDYAPGTGWRRTHADRDVTLMRSLLQAQGFDEILVLEGPDATREGIVHAVKSYLIEPSSEGDRVALHYSGHGQRIPDDNGDEPDGWDEAIVPWDAPARASEGYTGARHLRDDELSFLVDRLRRKLGERGHLTVFLDSCFSATPRGSEDERARGGPPLGPPAFVKIGNEEVESLIEDPPSRGQAYRSIAAHHRAPYAILSAARHSEQAFEVLDESDLFVGPLTWAVTRVLSRVPPSVDQGSGLEDIARQLRETAPTYRLLLEKVQKQLRGRVTNQPQLEGYRDSLVFGGGMVVPEPYLEIRRVEAGGQRLRASAGWVAGLGAGSRVAVHRSGTLHPTEESLLARGIVEKSSALHADVVLSEKVDIEDLREARVFVTRHAFGQFGIRVDLRAENAELGSWLKRELNGMVGGFRWVQRSPDLVVRVYWHRDCGCWQAEAETVPQGVSLPSVSVADRKLLVKELGRRLLDYARSRFLRRLDAESAAIAVDLEIDRVEPQGCTGSPRELDTCLSFPSFPVTDDRTWSPGDLFRLRARHLGRRPAFINVLALQPDGVIRLFWPPEETGDRTALQPGGTLNLVDIFQVTEPAGTEILLLLASEEWIDLRPFVSYAGDGPMKAPRGAHHELLGPLLGSPQFDRSASALTLSELHTDAVILRVVSGADESQGAR